In the Triticum aestivum cultivar Chinese Spring chromosome 2B, IWGSC CS RefSeq v2.1, whole genome shotgun sequence genome, tggatcgagtcgactgaagaaaagttgctcactatcaacaaagagatttttttcaaaacaacgcacgaccagtatgcgaaggctaatcggaaacaacatcaactccttcatcactcgagcctcaatccattcgggggctaatgatggagtcatgtacctagggtagggtcacagacctgatctaagtaccctgcccaaggacgcccttagaagagatcaccttccagtcgacctacgagggactcactcgactgacttgaaggactcgaccacgaagactcactcgaccaccagaaggtcaagaggcactctgcactgcaacggtctataattaagtagactttatgatagtaaagacactttatgtggggcgttaccagtaatgccccggacttaatgtaccttaaacccttcattacgtgggttggctggggtcctggcgcactctatataagccacccccctccacaggcagaagggttcggcaccctgtaatccatatacacataatccactcgaccgcctccgggctccgagacgtagggcttttacttcctccgagaagggcctgaactcgtacatctcttgtgcttacaacctctccatagctaggaccttgcctctccatacctaccccccactctactgtcagacttagatccacgacacccGGCCCATAAGTATATACCCTATCAGCTTTTCTTTATTATAATAAATAATCAAAAGAAATTTCCCTAATCCCGAATGAGGAATTACTCCAAGCTCCTTCCCATTCTTATCTCCTCGAGGAGACTTGTGAATCATCATTAAATATCTTTTTGTCTCCTCGACTCTTACTCCTGCAGACCTAGATATAGCCTGCATCGTCGTCCACTTGTGGTGCCGCACTGCAGCTACCCACCCATCGGGGAGGTGGCTGGCCAAGTCCATCGAGGAGGTTGTACTTGTCATTATTTAATGTTGGACTATTCATATACTCCCTCCTCGCCAAATTGTGGCGCATATATTTGTTTTCAAAATTCAATCTTGGATTGAGTTATaggaaaatatgaacatttacagtaCCGGATACCTACCatacaaaaatatatttcatgacAAATCCTTTGGTATGTAATTGTCGATAATTTTTATATGAATTTTGTCAATGTTTAAAAAGTTTGGCTCCTTATAAAACTTATTTGCATTATAATTTGGCAAGAAAGAAAGTATATTAATCTTTTCAAGACAGGTTTTCATGTAATTTTGGAATTTTTGTCCtaacaaagaaaaaggaaaagagaaagttGTGGAAAATTTTGAGAAGAACAcagggaaaatgaaaaaaaaaattgcaCCTATGGATCGGTCCAGCAGCAACGGAAGCGCTTCCATCTTCTGCAGTGGGTGATATATATGAATCGGGGAGCGCAGCGCATACGATAGTTCACACTCTCGAGTTTTCTCTTTTCTCCCAACATTGGGAAAAAAGTTTTCTCCTAAAATAATCGAGCACGGCCACCTCATGCCAAATTTCGAAAGAGAAGTGTATACAAGTGTTACGACGTCATGCCAAATGTAAAAAGAGAAGTTTATGTATCTCATTATATATGTATACACGTATAACTAAGATTGATAGTAATTCTCCATGCCTTTGCATGAGAAAGTGGGAATTCGATCGTTACATATATATGTGTAGATGCATGCATGATTTGCTGCTACTCGTACATAAAATACACGGTTTCAAGAGCTGGTATTTATATTGGCCACTGGTTCTGTGGCCTTATTCATTCACGTACGTGTCGTGCTGGCTAGTATGCAGTAACTCGTCTATCAATCACGAGTTCACCCTGGAGCAGCTGAGCCTGATCTGCCCCTGCGTGCCTGTCTTCGGCGCGATGTTGCCCATCTTGATCATGGCGGTCGTGAAGGCGCTGCTGAACGCCGCTGGGTTCGACGCAAAGTTCCGGACAGTGTTGTCGGTGGTGTCGTTGTTGAACAGCACCTGGTCCGAGTGCAGGAGCCCCTTCTGTGACATGAGGTTGGTGTAGTAGGCGTTATCGAACGTGTTGGCCGTCGTCGTGTCCAGGTTCGCCAGGCTCCCGTCGCCGTTTGACCTGGGGCAGTTGGCCCGGAGAGATGTGGCGAAGGCCGTGTCGATGTTAGTCTCATTGTAGATCCTGTCCTTAAAGGTCCCACACTGCGCCTGGCCGATGGTGTGCGCGCCCGAGAGGGCCACCATGTCGATCGTAAGGAGGCCCTTGTTTCTGAATGCCAGCTCAAGATCTGACCGGCTAGATGTAAAGCCTGGCAGGTCGCTGTTTGCCGCCGCCTCGTTTGCATCTGTGGAATCTCTTCTCCCCAGAGGGACTGTCCATGACGGCCCTCCGAGCTGCACGCCAAGGATACGAAGCAAACGGTTAACGATGGCATCCAATCGATGATGTGCATGATCGTTAGATGACATTCTTACGGCTACAACGGAGTcacgggcggcgacggtgaggatgtcggcgcaggagacggtCTGATTGCAGATGGCCTCGATCTGCGTCTTGATGCTGTCGATGACGCCGAAGCCCCTCAGCGACCCCGCGTTCGGGATAGCATTTTGTTCCATGCCAGACAGCAAAACAGACGCGTCGCAGCCCTGCACATCACATAGAGTAAAGCAGCGCGCATGGTTAAAGCCTGCACCCTGGTACATGCCATTGCCGGCTATCAGGGAAGCATGCATGTGGCCAACTTACTtggacgaagcagtcgtggaagtgcAGCCGGAGCAGCGACGCGCCCATCCGAGGGTCGCTGCTCACGGCGGCCATGACGCCACTCTTGATGATGGCCAGGGCCCTGGGGCAGGACGTGTCGTAGAAGGTCGGTGACAGCTGCGCCGACGCCGCCGTGGCCAGAGCCACGAGCACCACAAGAGAAAGGCAAGAGGCAGAGGCGGCCATGGTTAGCTAGCTAGCTGCAAGAGCAAAGCTACGCCGGCTTACTAGCTACCTGCTGCACTTCTTACTGGTGGAGTGGTGTGGTGGTGGCTTAGTGGCTTGTGCAAGAGAGTGGTGCATCGCATGCATATTTATAGCCAAAGATTTAGCTCACGTGCACCTTCAGATCGCTCCAGTCTCCGACTAGCGATAGCTCATCCAAAATTTAGGTCCCATTAGTCCAACGTTAGTCTCTGACTCGCGTTCGATTGGGTATACTTCGAGCTTCCAGCTTGGCGTATTCGTGGCAGCTTCCAGCTTGAGCCGCTACCGCCAACACCAACACCTGAATTTTCCTTGCAACAGGGCCAACTTGAGCGATCTCTCTTGGCGTTTATCACGCAAAAATCGGCAAAACATTGAACGATCTCTCTTTTTTCACCACTTCCATGCTAGCGAACGCCTGGAGCCATGTGTGCGTGAACATCAACCGTTTGGCCTTACGTGCGAATAGTAGTGGGGAGTCGGCGTTGTTCCAAGGCGATTCACGCTCGTTTTGACCGGTGCGCAGCCATCTTGCGCTCCCGTCGCCTTCCGCCAACACGGACAATTCGGTAGCTGGGACATTGAGAGGTACTCCATTCGTTTTTGAAAGAGTGTGCCTTCAACtttgttgaaaattcaaattttttatgtTTGACTGCATTTATATAGTAATATACAAACATTTATGACATCAAATTAGTAGTATTAAATTCATGATATAATATATTTTTATCATACACCTATTTGGTTTTGTAAACATTGATATActtttgcacaaactcggtcaaactttgagTAGTTTGACCCTTCAATGAAGTTGAAAGTATACTTTTTTAAGAACGGAGGTAGTAAGGCTGCCTTGAGCGGTTGAGCCTTATCAAACGCACGGTGGGAATAGTGAGGCTGGACCGAGGCCGCACAGCCGTAGGCCAGCACCGACGGGCGTTTAGGCCGGCCGTAACGTGGCCCGATCTGTAGGCTGGACGCAGTTTCTTTGGCTTCCATGCCTCCGACGAATTATTGGTTTTTTTTTCGACAAAGCCGACGAATTGCTGGTTGGATTTGGATTCCTGAAACAGACTTATTTTTCAAGAAAGTTGCGAGTTTTATTCCTCTATATAATAGGGTTACAATCGGCTACCCTGAGCCGTGTATGGTGCAACCAACATGAGGCACAACCATGGGATCTACCATAAACCCTGTTCTATTCACGACTAATCTTCCGAAGGATAAACTCACGACCTTGAAGTAGCTATCTGATCTCTAACAGCAAGTGACCACGCATGGATCAATCAAGGCTAGGCATAGCGATAACATCAAGTGCAATGATCGAGCAGAGGGGTCATTTGGACCACTCTAAGGTGAGAGCTAAGCTTCTTCTAAGTGCGTTTTTACAGTACCCTATACTGCTGACAGGGGAGGGAGCAGTATATTAAAATCTGACCATTGAATTTCTGAGGTAGGATAGACATTCTTCGTTTAAAAATTAAGGGAGCCATGGTCTCGTCTGCCCAGCCCAACCGGGCGGCTGTAGCGGATGAGCAGGCGTTCGTTGGAACTTGGAAGCCATGGGATGTCAAGAATTCCTGGACGTGGGTTCGGAGGTCCTGCAGCTTCATTTGACCAGTCGGGTTGAGGCTGCACGCGCTTCCGGAGGGGAGGTCGCCGGAGTAGACGGGTGCACGGCTCCGGCGGGACGCTGGCAGGGACCTCCGTGGAGACGAAGACGAGGCAAGAGCAGTCACGAGTGAGTGCCGACCGGTCCTGAAACACGTCAGGTCCCTGGGGAGTAGTGGCGTCCTGGGCGGCGAGTCCTCCTCGGGCTCCTCGTggtgggaggaagaggaggagggagggagggagagactGGAGAGTACAACGTAACATAGATGGCGAGGAAGAGAGGCCTAGCTCTGCAGCCTCTTGATCCGCCATAGATGGCCTTCGCCTGGCGGACCGGCATAAACTTTTTCTACCCAAAATACCCTTATGACATGTATACTAGACGACGAGAGCCAAGCAGTGCAACCTATACTGCTCGTGATTTCATGGGCAAATTTGAGCAGTACCCATCGGTTGCCACCGTTAGTTTTCACGATTGGACGGCCCATATTTGTCGCAGGGCACCATAAAAGAGCTCTCTTCTAATGCGTCATTTCAATTGAGAAGATATCGACATGCTGTAAATACAATCTAGCCTGCAGGGTTCCGTAATTTCCTTGCCGTACATACACTGCCATCGTTAGCAATAAGGGTGTGGCTGGATCTtcgtcgactgagacttaaccaagtctcagtcaaatgagaaaacataaaaaatattttttttgcacaGATCGTTATGTAAGATCACACTAATATAGCATCGACGGAGACTTGTTTAAGTATCAGTCGATTGAGATTTATCAATCCCGTAGCAGTAAACAAATCATCTATCGTCAGTTCAATCCAAACACTGGGAGGGTGTGGCCAAGGCGCCATGGGTTGTATAGCATAGCGTACCCTGGCGAGGATAGGTTTTTGGCCGGGCTCAGAAAAGTCCAACCTAAATATGCCAAGCAAGGACTTAGCCCGGTGTTGTCTTATCACACGGAAAGCCtattttttattttaaaataaTAATTAGTCCCAGGGATGAGAAATGAATAACTATACCTTTTAAGCATATTTTAGGCAAGGTCAGAAAAACAATCATGTCATGCCTTTTCCAAGCTTCTGAGAGGAAAGTGAGGCCAAGCCCGGTTCGACTGCCGGGTTGCCCATGCCTAAATCCATTTACTTGTAGTTCAGTAATTTATACAACTATCAACTTTGTTTTCGTCTAACTTAACCTTCTCAACTCTTAGAACTATGACGACATCTTGAGCGCAAAGAGGAAGGTCGAGGTAACGGCGGTGTTGGCCTCCCGAAGGCACACGATATTGAGGAAGGGCCACAAGTGGCATGGGAGATGTTGGCGGAGGGTGAGGAGACAAGACGGGTATGGTCTTCTTAATGCCATGTGCTCTAGGAtccctcggtgttgtagttgtgaaaaacatcatatattaaGGGTAGATTACCGTCGCTAATCTAGACAACGTGCTACAATGCTAGCAATCATAATCAACAATTGTAAGAACGGGATACATGATAGTCATGCAATGGGTTGTCGTATACATGTGAGAGTTGGACAACGATGTTTATTAACTACTTACGTGCACAGCAGCCAATTGGGTGCGTCGTCGACCCTTGATGGGTGTAGCCTCTACTATATATTGAGATTGTCAACCCAGAACCATGTTGCGAGACGACCGGTCAACTCGATACGACTTCCATGGTGGTCCTTCTTGTCTGAATCAACCGATGGAAAAAAATTACCTGAACCCCACTATCCGATTGGAAGCCTGAAGCTCAAGCTTCACCGAGTTTGTTTTCACTTGGAAGCGTTAATCTTGAAGTGAACCTTCACCCGAGTTTGTTTTCCTAGTACAAAACTCTTCATGAGTTTTCGTATTCACGTCCTAGAGAGGGAACCTTCACTGCAAAAATATCCAATTCTTCACGGCTGGAAGAAACCCAAGCAGATTCGATGAAATGCCTTCTTTTTTTTAAAATCTAGGTAAGCAATTCTCCATAAACAACATTTTAGCTCGTGTGTTCCCCAATCTACAATGTTTCTTCAAATCTTTACGGCCATAACGAAATCAGCATCCATCTAGTTAAGATAtataatgatgatgcattaaccATTTTTTGCGAAAAATGATGCATTAACCTTGACCCCTATGAGAAAAGAtatcaacatggaacaaactcagTTCTTATGTAGGTGTGTTATGACGTACACATTTTGTCACATGTCACTGACGGGGAAACTAGATTTTGTCACTGAAAAAATTCAGTGCGTGTATACTAAATAAATGCCCATGCTACCAGTGAGTTGTTTTGGTAGAATTGGACAATTTCATGTGTAATTTTTCATATGCAAAACTATCTTTTAACTAATTTTAAAATGCTCATGTACTTCAAAACCACGTTCATGGCTACAAAAAGTCCACCTCTCTCAAAAAACTGATGATGTATTTTAGAATAAAATATTCATGTGTTTGAAAACAAATAATTAAGACTTCTAAGAAAAATGTTCCAATTTGGACAAATGTTTtttcaaaattatatgaattttacATGGAATTAGAAACAATAATTTTGAATATAATACaattaaaataaaaatgaaatagaaagcaaTATCAAATAttttaatgcaaataaaataataaGTGGAGTACcgataaaaacaaaaaattaataATGTAGGTAAAATAGTTTATTTGCTTAGTCAACTTTTAGAAAGTTTGACTTATGAAAAAACTTATATACACTATATTTTGGATAGGTGGAATTATGTCAAAAAAAGTTCATGAGCTTCTTTAAAAAAATACTTTCAAATATACACTAGAatttattttttcaaatattttacgAAGCTTCTTTTTGAAGCGGTCTTCAATTATTTTGCATTCCTTGTTGGTGAGCTTGCGACGATGAATCAGAATCCTGAGGTACGTGAACTGTAGGGATCCCACTTCACAGCCAAACAGTTGCATGTATTGACTCTCCTCCTCTTTGGCCAAATGATCATTTGTTTCATATTATCATCGTTTTCATGAAGCGGTATGATCAAATGTGTGTTTAAAATGATTATTATTTTAGAATGAAAATATATTCACGTACTCCCTCCATGCTAAATTCAGTGCACATAATTTGTTTTCAAAAGTCAATCTTTGGAAACTTTGATATAGTTTATAGAAAACATATGAATATTTACAATACTGAATGTATACCATATTAAAAATATATTTCATGATAAATCTGGGGTAATGTTATCGAGCGAACGTTCGCTGGGAGTGCAAGGCAAAACCAAACGGCAATTTATGTGTTGGGAGCATGCAATCCATTCAAATGAACATGGCAATTTCGCAGCAAAATCCTATGTTTGCCACAAGTTGCCATGTGTTTGTGAAGAACTTGCCATTTTCTTTCGAATAATTTTCCATTGAAAACATTCACTAGCTATTTGGGTCGTAAACCTAATGTTCTTGATCTGGTACTATTATTGTCAGTAAACTAATTTATGTGGTTAGTCAATTTTTAGAAAGTTTGACTACTGAAAAaacttatatactccctccgttcctaaatatttgtctttttagagatttcaaatggactaccacatacggatgtatatagacatattttagagtgcagattcactcattttgcttcgtatgtagtcacttgttaaaatctctagaaagacaaatatttaaaaacggagaGAGTACAATATAACTTCGATAGATGGAAGTATGTAAATAAAAATCATGCATGCATTTGAGGAAAAATTTCATGTGTGCTATATTATATGTTGTTGTTATCTCTTAGAGAATTCATACATATTTCCTCCTAAAAAGG is a window encoding:
- the LOC543287 gene encoding peroxidase 1, with product MAASASCLSLVVLVALATAASAQLSPTFYDTSCPRALAIIKSGVMAAVSSDPRMGASLLRLHFHDCFVQGCDASVLLSGMEQNAIPNAGSLRGFGVIDSIKTQIEAICNQTVSCADILTVAARDSVVALGGPSWTVPLGRRDSTDANEAAANSDLPGFTSSRSDLELAFRNKGLLTIDMVALSGAHTIGQAQCGTFKDRIYNETNIDTAFATSLRANCPRSNGDGSLANLDTTTANTFDNAYYTNLMSQKGLLHSDQVLFNNDTTDNTVRNFASNPAAFSSAFTTAMIKMGNIAPKTGTQGQIRLSCSRVNS